One Euphorbia lathyris chromosome 1, ddEupLath1.1, whole genome shotgun sequence DNA segment encodes these proteins:
- the LOC136213289 gene encoding exopolygalacturonase-like: MSPIINYFTIPFLLLLGSIVEAAIFDITKYGGKASQTSNIDQALLNAWKEACGSPSSSEILIPNGNYLLGEISLNGPCKAPIVLVIKGNLKAPNSLAAHTGDYWIRVSHVNNFRITGGGILNGDGSSAWKHNICQKNPNCKNLPMNLRLDYVENGTVENIKSMDSKNFHFNLLECRNITIRRVIIQAPAMSPNTDGIHMGRCEGINIESTKIGTGDDCISIGDGSSRINIVDVSCGPGHGISIGSLGKYQNEEPVSGVSIKRCVINNADNGVRIKTWPGMYKSIASNMVFEDITMNNVSNPILIDQMYCPSNHCNKQTQSNVKLSKISFKNIRGTSFTPKAIQLICSKQYPCEEVDLGGINLRYVGKTPSRAIAECVNIKPKFTGPVLPAGC; this comes from the exons ATGAGTCCAATCATCAATTATTTTACAATTCCCTTCTTATTATTGTTAGGTTCAATTGTAGAGGCAGCTATCTTCGATATTACAAAATATGGTGGTAAAGCTAGCCAAACCTCAAATATCGATCAG GCGTTGTTGAATGCTTGGAAAGAAGCTTGTGGAAGCCCATCATCTAGCGAAATTCTTATTCCGAATGGGAATTATTTATTAGGGGAAATATCTTTGAATGGTCCTTGCAAAGCTCCAATAGTTCTTGTTATTAAAGGAAATCTAAAAGCGCCAAATAGCCTTGCAGCTCATACAGGAGACTATTGGATTAGAGTGAGTCATGTTAATAATTTCAGAATTACAGGAGGTGGCATATTAAATGGTGATGGATCTAGTGCATGGAAACACAACATTTGTCAAAAGAACCCTAATTGCAAGAATCTTCCCATG aaTCTTAGGCTGGATTACGTTGAGAATGGCACGGTGGAGAACATAAAATCTATGGATAGTAAGAATTTCCATTTCAATCTATTAGAGTGTCGTAACATAACTATCAGACGCGTTATAATACAAGCACCCGCAATGAGTCCCAATACAGATGGAATTCATATGGGACGTTGTGAAGGAATAAATATTGAGAGTACTAAAATTGGTACCGGCGATGATTGTATTTCAATCGGGGATGGTAGCTCAAGAATTAACATTGTTGACGTATCATGTGGACCTGGCCATGGAATTAGTATTGGAAGTTTAGGGAAGTATCAGAATGAAGAACCTGTGAGCGGGGTATCAATTAAGAGATGCGTTATCAATAATGCAGATAATGGTGTTAGGATCAAAACATGGCCAGGAATGTATAAAAGCATTGCATCTAACATGGTGTTTGAAGATATTACCATGAACAATGtctccaatcctatcctcattGATCAAATGTATTGCCCTAGCAATCATTGCAATAAACag ACTCAATCCAATGTCAAGCTCTCCAAAATTtcctttaaaaatataagaggcACTTCTTTTACTCCTAAAGCTATTCAACTAATTTGTAGCAAACAATATCCATGTGAAGAAGTGGACTTGGGTGGCATTAATCTACGATACGTTGGTAAAACACCGAGTCGTGCAATAGCAGAATGTGTCAATATCAAACCCAAATTTACAGGGCCTGTCTTACCAGCGGGATGTTAA